One genomic segment of Rhinolophus sinicus isolate RSC01 linkage group LG11, ASM3656204v1, whole genome shotgun sequence includes these proteins:
- the LOC109443236 gene encoding LOW QUALITY PROTEIN: NADH dehydrogenase [ubiquinone] iron-sulfur protein 6, mitochondrial (The sequence of the model RefSeq protein was modified relative to this genomic sequence to represent the inferred CDS: inserted 2 bases in 1 codon) has translation MAAAVTFSRLLXAGAAALSLPPGARCFGVRISPTREKVTHTGQAYEGKDYRKILFVGRQKEVNENFAIDLIAEQPVSDVGSRVIACDGGGGALGHPKVYINLDKETKTGTCGYCGLQFRQQHH, from the exons ATGGCGGCGGCAGTGACCTTCTCccggctgct tgcaggggcggCGGCGCTGAGCCTTCCCCCGGGAGCCAGGTGTTTCGGGGTGCGGATCTCGCCGACCAGGGAGAAGGTCACGCACACCGGCCAGGCTTATGAAGGTAAAGACTACAGGAAAATTCTATTCGTAGGTCGTCAGAAAGAGGTGAATGAGAACTTTGCCATTGACCTGATAGCTGAGCAGCCCGTGAGTGACGTGGGGAGCCGCGTGATAGCGTGTGATGGCGGTGGGGGGGCGCTGGGCCACCCGAAGGTCTACATCAACTTGGACAAAGAAACGAAGACTGGGACGTGTGGTTACTGCGGCCTCCAGTTCCGACAGCAGCACCACTAG
- the LOC109457992 gene encoding EP300-interacting inhibitor of differentiation 2, with the protein MAERPADSSVRQMGAAHGNREDPQAEVGEQRWDPARTSSGEAREGLITAAWEDPVAAPRDGRMEEAREGSMAASREGSAATAAVAREARMAEVARLLAEPAEEEGTEGRPRSRSGNGPGLAALPYLRLRHPLSVLGINYQQFLRRYVENYPIALDRIQELGERRRRFVEACRAREAAFDAEYRRNPQRMDFDMLAFTVALSASEVINPLIEELGCDKFINRE; encoded by the coding sequence ATGGCCGAACGACCCGCAGACAGCAGTGTCCGGCAGATGGGCGCGGCGCACGGCAACCGCGAGGATCCGCAGGCGGAGGTAGGCGAGCAGAGGTGGGACCCGGCCCGGACGAGTTCTGGGGAAGCCAGGGAAGGTCTGATTACTGCGGCCTGGGAAGATCCAGTGGCGGCGCCCAGAGACGGTCGGATGGAGGAGGCCCGAGAAGGTTCGATGGCGGCGTCCAGGGAAGGCTCGGCGGCGACGGCGGCGGTCGCCAGGGAAGCCCGGATGGCAGAGGTCGCCCGATTGTTGGCGGAGCCAGCCGAGGAAGAGGGTACTGAGGGCAGGCCCAGGTCCAGGTCCGGGAACGGCCCAGGCCTGGCAGCGTTACCGTATCTCCGCCTCCGTCACCCACTGAGCGTTTTAGGGATCAATTACCAGCAGTTCCTCCGCCGCTACGTGGAAAACTACCCGATTGCTCTGGACAGAATACAGGAGCTTGGAGAACGCCGCCGGCGGTTTGTGGAAGCCTGCAGAGCCCGGGAAGCAGCGTTCGATGCCGAATATCGGCGGAATCCTCAAAGGATGGATTTTGATATGTTAGCGTTTACTGTAGCTCTGAGTGCATCTGAAGTTATCAATCCTCTGATAGAAGAACTTGGCTGTGATAAGTTTATCAATAGAGAATAG